The sequence TCCACGGGCGGCAGCCAGACGACGGCTCCCACTGTGGGCGACCCGGCCACCACTGCCAGCGGCGGAGACGGCGGCGAGGCGCAGGCTGCGCCGTCCGACCCTTCCGAAGGCTCGGGCACCTCTAACGACGCTTCGGGCGCGTCCACCGCAGCGGACGCCTCCGGCTCTGCAGCCAGCGCTTCGGGTACCGCTACAGAAGGTCAGGCTGAAGGTGACGCGGCCGGCACCGCTGCTCAGGGCGACGCCGCTGCCGGCCAGACGCTGTTTGCCGGCACCTGTGGGGGCTGCCACGGCGCTCAGGGCCAGGGCGCCCTTGGCCCGGCCATGACGGCGAACGCCAACCAGTGGGACTTGGCCGGCTTCACACAGACGCTGCGTGAAGGCAAGACCCCGGACGGCCGCGAGCTGGCCCCCACCATGCCGCGCTTTAGCGAAGGCCAGCTGAGCGATCAGGACATCGCCAATATTCACGCCTGGGTTCAGAGCCTCTAAACAGCCCGGCAGGCTTGCGCTACACTTCAGCACGCAAGCTCACAATTCGGCCCCGCTGCCAACTTTTCCCCGAAAGGAAGTTCCACCATGCTCGTCACCGGCAAAGACATTCTGGTTCCCGCCCGCGAAGGCAAGTACGGCGTGCCCGCCTTCAACACCAACAACATGGAAATCACCCAGGCGATTATCCACACCGCCGAGAAGCTGGAAGCACCCGTCATGGTGCAGATGTCCGAAGGCGCCATCAAGTACGGCGGCCAGGACCTCGCCAACATCGTGATTGACATGGCCCGCCGCGCCACCATCCCCGTCGCGCTGCACCTGGACCACGGCTCCAGCTACGAGTCGGCGCTCAAGGCCATCGCCATGGGCTTTACCAGCGTGATGATTGACGCCTCGCACCACGATTTCGAGGAAAACGTCAAGGAAACCAAGCGCGTGGTAGAAGCCGCTCACGCCATGGGCATCAGCGTAGAAGCCGAATTGGGCCGCCTGGGCGGAATTGAGGAGCACGTCGTCGTAGACGAAAAAGACGCCTTCCTGACCGACCCCGAGGAAGCCGTCAAGTTCATCGACGAAACCG is a genomic window of Deinococcus proteolyticus MRP containing:
- a CDS encoding c-type cytochrome codes for the protein MTTLKARMTQGNVVSWLTGILLGLVLGVALLIVTNAGAPSAKDPVEGGVAVTADASANEAAQKGNTPETAGISQGSQGGVSDSSTGGSQTTAPTVGDPATTASGGDGGEAQAAPSDPSEGSGTSNDASGASTAADASGSAASASGTATEGQAEGDAAGTAAQGDAAAGQTLFAGTCGGCHGAQGQGALGPAMTANANQWDLAGFTQTLREGKTPDGRELAPTMPRFSEGQLSDQDIANIHAWVQSL
- the fba gene encoding class II fructose-1,6-bisphosphate aldolase — translated: MLVTGKDILVPAREGKYGVPAFNTNNMEITQAIIHTAEKLEAPVMVQMSEGAIKYGGQDLANIVIDMARRATIPVALHLDHGSSYESALKAIAMGFTSVMIDASHHDFEENVKETKRVVEAAHAMGISVEAELGRLGGIEEHVVVDEKDAFLTDPEEAVKFIDETGVDYLAIAIGTSHGAYKGKGRPYIDHDRIEKIAGLTTIPLVAHGSSGVPQTITDRFRAAGGEIGEAAGIADEDLTRAVQHGIAKVNVDTDLRLAASVGVREAFQANPKEFDPRKWMGPARDVMSEIVAHKLQVLGAAGKASMKALK